In Archangium lipolyticum, the following are encoded in one genomic region:
- a CDS encoding caspase family protein, with product MRRFLFTLLAVLAACASPGPLEKGGKGGLVSVRVDETALSDAYAPRRLALLVGVSQFQDSQWRNLRYSSKDAEDLASALRDPGRGHFDRVRVLTRPEETTRTSILAALRQLRQEATRPDDVVVVYFSAHGTLARDGTGELKRYLVTTDAAYRDIPRTALSMDVLKSEFDQLPSRRRLMVLATCHSGSGKSLLPRELEAELAGIKSGFYARPIEESSRASMVFAACDWGETAREDEGLRNDIYTHFLINGLNGAADRNVDGAVTATEAHDYARRRTYAFTEGRQRPSAEILEVGADPVVLSGRIDRMGRPELFSYNPRLDGFTLKVDGETRTELPGGAAVTPGRRTVELTKGDDILIREVVDITEGERLPLERLLSQAFPRRSLTVMGGMFSFVDARSRNELLPAAPELALVLRLEERPLPDLSLVLDVSGSRGRRNLHLTPGGSVPFTYTSVSLGAAVPYTWRWERLSLYAGPRVAALLLQRSFQTEAFTGAQQYFTFSPGVVGGVVWRLSDRLELAAQTQLMLTYVVVDGQGQAVGFSGGWAGVGYRF from the coding sequence GTGAGACGCTTCCTCTTCACGCTCCTGGCGGTACTCGCGGCCTGCGCGAGCCCGGGCCCGCTCGAGAAGGGCGGCAAGGGCGGGCTCGTGTCCGTGAGGGTGGACGAGACGGCGCTCTCCGACGCCTATGCCCCCCGGCGCCTGGCGCTGCTGGTGGGCGTGTCGCAGTTCCAGGACTCGCAGTGGCGCAACCTGCGCTACTCCTCCAAGGACGCGGAGGATCTGGCCTCGGCGCTGAGGGATCCCGGGCGCGGTCACTTCGATCGGGTGCGCGTCCTCACCCGGCCCGAGGAGACGACCCGGACCTCCATCCTCGCCGCGCTGCGCCAGCTGCGGCAGGAGGCCACCCGGCCGGATGACGTGGTGGTGGTGTACTTCTCCGCGCACGGCACGCTGGCCCGCGACGGCACGGGCGAGCTCAAGCGATACCTGGTCACCACGGACGCGGCGTACCGGGACATTCCGCGCACGGCGCTGTCCATGGACGTGCTGAAGTCCGAGTTCGATCAGCTGCCCTCGCGCCGCCGGCTGATGGTGCTGGCCACGTGTCACAGCGGCAGCGGCAAGTCGCTGCTGCCCCGTGAGCTGGAGGCCGAGCTGGCCGGCATCAAGTCCGGCTTCTACGCGCGCCCCATCGAGGAGTCGAGCCGCGCCTCCATGGTGTTCGCCGCCTGCGACTGGGGCGAGACGGCCCGCGAGGACGAGGGGCTGCGAAACGACATCTACACCCACTTCCTCATCAACGGGCTGAACGGGGCCGCGGACCGCAATGTCGACGGTGCCGTCACCGCCACCGAGGCCCATGACTACGCGCGCCGCCGCACCTACGCCTTCACCGAGGGGCGGCAGCGGCCCTCGGCGGAGATCCTCGAGGTGGGCGCGGATCCGGTGGTGCTCTCCGGCCGGATCGACCGGATGGGCCGCCCGGAGCTCTTCTCGTACAACCCCCGGTTGGACGGCTTCACGCTGAAGGTGGATGGCGAGACGCGCACGGAGCTGCCCGGAGGCGCCGCCGTGACGCCCGGCCGCCGCACCGTGGAGCTCACCAAGGGCGACGACATCCTCATCCGCGAGGTGGTGGACATCACCGAGGGCGAGCGGCTGCCGCTCGAGCGCCTGCTGTCCCAGGCCTTCCCGCGCCGCTCGCTGACGGTGATGGGCGGCATGTTCTCCTTCGTGGACGCGCGCAGCCGCAACGAGCTGCTGCCGGCCGCGCCGGAGCTGGCGCTGGTGCTGCGGCTGGAGGAGCGCCCGCTGCCGGACCTGAGCCTCGTCCTCGACGTGAGTGGCAGCCGGGGCCGGCGCAACCTCCACCTGACGCCCGGCGGCTCCGTGCCCTTCACCTATACCTCGGTGTCATTGGGAGCCGCGGTTCCCTACACGTGGCGATGGGAGCGGTTGTCGCTCTACGCGGGGCCGCGTGTGGCCGCTCTGCTGCTTCAGCGGTCCTTCCAGACAGAGGCCTTCACCGGGGCTCAGCAGTACTTCACCTTCAGCCCGGGCGTGGTGGGTGGCGTGGTGTGGCGCCTGAGCGACCGGCTGGAGCTGGCCGCGCAGACGCAGCTGATGTTGACGTACGTGGTGGTGGATGGGCAGGGGCAGGCCGTGGGCTTCTCCGGTGGATGGGCCGGCGTGGGGTACCGCTTCTGA
- a CDS encoding carboxypeptidase regulatory-like domain-containing protein — MRQTVYYSVMMLLALAVGACGGFDNTPFRTGTVRGRLTEADPSVAMVSLVGDPALRASVAEDGSFVLKNVPAGPVELFIVASADKAVRLPVQVPGGGSAQLEDVVPREASFLELRVKTPSRQRVPGGQVSVEGTPFQGLALDEDGCLNLGPLPDGCYGLEISVPGFPVKKTDACVDEREYRYLKVQLAEPDGGFTTPGCAVTGCERGTHCAADGRCVECASDEQCAPGFSCRGERCEGAGALCSSCNGDWQCMPGTHCETLPRGNTACVTRCEGKAPCPQGFTCQGAKCLPPQAQLSSCFAYRQVGAFCEGDEGCRSRGIVQGLCVEQACTFRCTADAECPEGFACTDSVMGSVCRPRR, encoded by the coding sequence ATGCGCCAGACCGTCTACTACAGCGTGATGATGCTCCTCGCCCTCGCGGTCGGCGCGTGCGGGGGTTTCGACAACACTCCCTTCCGGACGGGCACCGTGAGGGGCCGTCTCACGGAGGCGGACCCGTCGGTGGCCATGGTGTCGCTGGTGGGCGACCCGGCGCTGCGTGCCAGCGTGGCCGAGGACGGCAGCTTCGTGCTGAAGAACGTCCCCGCGGGCCCCGTGGAGCTCTTCATCGTGGCCTCCGCGGACAAGGCGGTGCGCCTGCCGGTGCAGGTGCCCGGGGGCGGCTCGGCACAACTGGAGGACGTGGTGCCGCGAGAGGCCAGCTTCCTGGAGCTGCGCGTGAAGACGCCCTCGCGCCAGCGCGTGCCCGGCGGACAGGTCTCCGTGGAGGGCACGCCCTTCCAGGGCCTGGCGCTCGACGAGGATGGGTGTCTGAACCTGGGTCCCCTGCCGGATGGCTGCTACGGCCTCGAGATCTCCGTCCCCGGCTTCCCGGTGAAGAAGACGGACGCCTGCGTGGACGAGCGCGAGTACAGGTACCTGAAGGTCCAACTGGCCGAGCCGGACGGCGGCTTCACCACCCCTGGCTGCGCCGTCACCGGCTGCGAGCGCGGCACCCACTGCGCCGCGGATGGCCGGTGCGTGGAGTGCGCCTCGGATGAGCAGTGCGCGCCGGGCTTCTCCTGCCGGGGCGAGCGGTGCGAGGGCGCCGGTGCCCTGTGCTCCTCCTGCAATGGGGATTGGCAGTGCATGCCCGGCACGCATTGCGAGACGCTTCCCAGGGGCAACACGGCCTGCGTGACCCGGTGTGAGGGAAAGGCGCCGTGCCCGCAGGGCTTCACCTGCCAGGGGGCGAAGTGCCTGCCCCCACAGGCCCAGCTCTCGAGCTGCTTCGCCTACCGGCAGGTGGGCGCTTTCTGTGAGGGCGACGAGGGCTGCAGATCCCGGGGCATCGTCCAGGGCCTGTGCGTCGAGCAGGCCTGCACCTTCCGCTGCACCGCGGACGCCGAGTGTCCCGAGGGTTTCGCCTGCACCGACTCGGTCATGGGCTCCGTCTGCCGTCCAAGGCGGTAG